Proteins from a genomic interval of Rhodococcoides fascians A25f:
- a CDS encoding universal stress protein, which yields MILAAHQKIVVGVDGSPNSVSAALWAAAIAERLGSPMHIAGAVQQPAFYLGESASVIPRDVWDEQRRAAERVVTDVAAAVLARHPNNAVTTSVEETSACAMMVELSRTARMLVVGNSGSGPIVSALFGSTTQEISNAAQCPVIVWREGADVVDAPILVGIDGSATSEVAVGQAFELASLFGVSLIAALAWNSLSQGAALSLPGSPDPIEIESEQRMLMSECLAGWAEKYPDVSVEHIVQQGNPAHLLVDLSKRAGLVVVGSHGRGVVARALFGSTSSNLTRHAHCPVMICRDR from the coding sequence GTGATTCTTGCAGCTCATCAGAAAATCGTTGTGGGCGTGGATGGTTCGCCCAACAGTGTCAGCGCTGCTCTGTGGGCGGCGGCCATCGCGGAGAGATTGGGTTCTCCGATGCACATCGCCGGTGCCGTGCAGCAGCCCGCGTTCTACCTGGGCGAGTCCGCATCGGTGATACCGAGGGACGTGTGGGACGAGCAGCGCCGGGCGGCCGAACGCGTCGTCACAGACGTTGCTGCCGCTGTGCTGGCACGGCATCCGAACAATGCAGTGACCACCTCGGTGGAGGAGACGTCCGCATGCGCGATGATGGTCGAACTCTCTCGTACCGCGCGCATGCTCGTCGTCGGCAATTCCGGTTCGGGTCCGATCGTGTCCGCATTGTTCGGGAGTACGACGCAGGAGATCTCGAACGCGGCCCAGTGCCCGGTGATCGTGTGGCGGGAGGGCGCAGACGTCGTCGATGCACCGATTCTCGTCGGTATCGACGGCAGCGCGACCAGTGAGGTGGCCGTCGGACAAGCCTTCGAGCTGGCCTCGTTGTTCGGTGTGTCGCTGATCGCCGCGCTTGCCTGGAACTCGCTGTCGCAGGGGGCGGCGCTCTCTCTACCCGGATCGCCCGACCCCATCGAGATCGAGAGTGAACAGCGAATGCTGATGTCCGAATGTCTGGCCGGGTGGGCCGAGAAATATCCGGATGTCAGCGTCGAACATATTGTGCAACAAGGAAACCCGGCGCATCTGTTGGTCGACCTGTCCAAACGAGCCGGTCTCGTGGTGGTCGGCAGTCACGGTCGAGGAGTGGTGGCCCGGGCACTGTTCGGGTCGACCAGTAGCAACCTCACCCGGCACGCCCACTGCCCGGTGATGATCTGCAGAGACCGATGA
- a CDS encoding Acg family FMN-binding oxidoreductase — MNDQPDTAVVEMLVELACRAPSVHNSQPWRWTYSARGLDLYTDSSRLLGVIDPTERQMVLSCGAALDHLEKAAAAFRWTTEIDLLPTPGAPDHLAHVRFVHDAHPRSHEFDLLAAINRRHSDRRAFGPVPSNRILTRYLRQAQYGTDMTVLSAESKQTLAKASTLSASVRKYDATYQAEIRWWAGHSFRSGGIPPEALTNRAEASRVQVGRQFPEPHRVARTVTTEPVEDESTVVLLGTASDERLDWLQCGRAMSAFLLAATADGLATCPLTHLTEQSGSRHLVESLAPRNGLAQLLIRVGTPMIGSPLPRTPRHAVASVLSAPARTPNRRRS; from the coding sequence ATGAACGATCAGCCGGATACGGCCGTGGTGGAGATGCTGGTGGAGCTCGCGTGTCGGGCACCGTCGGTGCACAACAGTCAGCCGTGGCGGTGGACCTACTCCGCACGCGGACTCGATCTGTACACCGACAGCTCACGGTTGCTCGGGGTGATAGACCCGACCGAGCGACAGATGGTGTTGAGCTGCGGGGCAGCGTTGGACCACCTCGAGAAGGCCGCCGCGGCGTTCAGGTGGACGACCGAGATCGATCTGCTGCCCACACCGGGTGCGCCCGATCATCTGGCGCACGTTCGCTTCGTGCACGACGCACATCCTCGCTCGCACGAGTTCGATTTGTTGGCTGCGATCAACCGCCGCCACTCGGATCGGCGGGCGTTCGGACCGGTGCCGAGCAATCGTATTCTGACGCGGTACCTCCGTCAGGCGCAGTACGGCACGGACATGACCGTCCTGTCGGCAGAGTCCAAACAGACGTTGGCGAAGGCCTCGACACTGAGCGCGAGCGTACGAAAGTACGACGCGACCTATCAGGCAGAGATCAGATGGTGGGCCGGGCACTCGTTCCGCTCGGGTGGAATTCCGCCGGAGGCTCTGACGAACCGGGCCGAGGCGTCGAGGGTGCAGGTCGGCAGGCAATTTCCCGAACCGCATCGGGTCGCCAGAACGGTCACAACCGAGCCGGTCGAGGACGAGTCCACGGTGGTGTTGCTCGGCACGGCATCGGACGAGCGCCTCGATTGGTTGCAGTGCGGCCGAGCCATGTCCGCATTCCTGTTGGCAGCGACCGCGGACGGGCTGGCGACATGCCCCCTGACGCATTTGACGGAACAGTCTGGAAGCAGGCACCTGGTCGAGTCCCTGGCCCCACGAAACGGTCTGGCGCAGCTGCTGATTCGAGTCGGCACCCCCATGATCGGCTCGCCGCTACCCCGAACCCCTCGACACGCCGTGGCGTCGGTGCTGTCTGCGCCCGCCCGCACACCGAACAGGAGACGATCGTGA
- a CDS encoding TetR/AcrR family transcriptional regulator, which produces MPGKKTAPPRDRRSDALRNRQELIRAATAAFHRDGLQVPMSTIAADAGVGVGTLYRHFATRQDLLAYLTHRSFEQVLANVRSAEVDGIEPIDSLRRFVDAAITQRNDLVLPLHGGPSITSAATSEVRRQVHDTLRRIIDRGIDAGVLRPDTTPKDVVILGSMLAQPRRADPDWDRTCHRLLEAYLRGIRQDRPAPNSLTGMPSIK; this is translated from the coding sequence ATGCCAGGAAAGAAAACTGCACCTCCACGCGACCGGCGGAGCGATGCGCTACGCAACCGACAGGAACTGATCCGCGCGGCAACGGCAGCGTTCCACCGCGATGGCCTGCAGGTGCCCATGAGCACGATCGCCGCCGACGCGGGCGTCGGAGTCGGGACCCTCTACCGACATTTTGCGACCCGCCAAGATCTGCTCGCCTACCTCACGCACCGATCTTTCGAGCAGGTGCTCGCCAATGTCCGAAGCGCCGAAGTCGACGGCATCGAGCCCATCGACAGTCTCCGCCGGTTCGTCGACGCCGCGATAACTCAACGAAACGATCTCGTTCTGCCACTGCACGGCGGACCGTCGATCACCTCCGCGGCCACATCGGAGGTACGTCGACAGGTCCACGACACCCTCCGCCGAATCATCGATCGTGGCATCGACGCGGGCGTGCTACGTCCGGACACGACTCCGAAGGACGTAGTGATTCTCGGCTCGATGCTCGCCCAACCACGCCGAGCCGACCCCGACTGGGACAGGACCTGCCACCGTCTTCTGGAGGCGTACCTGCGAGGTATTCGCCAGGATCGGCCTGCACCCAACTCACTGACCGGAATGCCCTCCATCAAGTGA